One window of the Lynx canadensis isolate LIC74 chromosome D3, mLynCan4.pri.v2, whole genome shotgun sequence genome contains the following:
- the TPST2 gene encoding protein-tyrosine sulfotransferase 2 yields the protein MRLSVRRALLAASCALALVLAVQVGQQVLECRAVLGGPRGPRRAMRPEQEDLVMVGADRVEYRYGKAMPLIFVGGVPRSGTTLMRAMLDAHPEVRCGEETRIIPRVLAMRQAWSKSGREKLRLDEAGVTDEVLDAAMQAFILEVIAKHGEPARVLCNKDPFTLKSSVYLSRLFPNSKFLLMVRDGRASVHSMITRKVTIAGFDLSSYRDCLTKWNKAIEVMYAQCMEVGKDKCLPVYYEQLVLHPRRSLKLILDFLGIAWSDAVLHHEDLIGKPGGVSLSKIERSTDQVIKPVNLEALSKWTGHIPGDVVRDMAQIAPMLARLGYDPYANPPNYGNPDPIVVNNTHRVLKGDYKTPANLKGYFQVNQNSTSSHLGSS from the exons ATGCGCCTGTCGGTGCGGAGGGCGCTGCTGGCGGCCAGCTGCGCCCTGGCCCTGGTGCTGGCGGTCCAGGTGGGGCAGCAGGTGCTGGAGTGCCGCGCGGTGCTGGGGGGCCCGCGGGGGCCCCGGCGGGCCATGCGGCCGGAGCAGGAGGACCTGGTGATGGTGGGCGCGGACCGCGTGGAGTACCGCTACGGCAAGGCCATGCCGCTCATCTTCGTGGGCGGCGTGCCCCGCAGCGGCACCACGCTGATGCGCGCCATGCTGGACGCCCACCCCGAGGTGCGCTGCGGCGAGGAGACGCGCATCATCCCCCGCGTGCTGGCCATGCGCCAGGCCTGGTCCAAGTCGGGCCGCGAGAAGCTGCGGCTGGACGAGGCGGGCGTGACGGACGAGGTGCTGGACGCCGCCATGCAGGCCTTCATCCTGGAGGTGATCGCCAAGCACGGGGAGCCGGCACGCGTGCTGTGCAACAAGGACCCCTTCACGCTCAAGTCCTCCGTCTACCTGTCGCGCCTGTTCCCCAACTCCAAGTTCCTGCTGATGGTGCGCGACGGCCGCGCGTCGGTGCACTCCATGATCACGCGCAAGGTCACGATCGCCGGCTTTGACCTCAGCAGCTACCGCGACTGCCTCACCAAGTGGAACAAGGCCATCGAGGTGATGTACGCCCAGTGCATGGAGGTGGGCAAGGACAAGTGCCTGCCCGTGTACTACGAGCAGCTGGTGCTGCACCCCAGGCGCTCCCTCAAGCTCATCCTGGACTTCCTGGGCATTGCCTGGAGCGACGCTGTTTTGCACCACGAGGACCTCATTGGCAAGCCGGGTGGCGTGTCCCTGTCCAA GATCGAGCGATCCACAGACCAGGTCATCAAGCCCGTGAACCTTGAAGCGCTCTCCAAGTGGACCGGCCACATCCCTGGGGACGTGGTGAGGGACATGGCCCAGATCGCCCCCATGCTGGCGCGGCTCGGCTATGACCCCTACGCAAACCCACCCAACTACGGCAACCCCGACCCCATCGTGGTCAACAACACCCACCGG